From Abyssibius alkaniclasticus:
TGTCGATCCGGACGGCTTGTGGGGCCCTCCGGTTTGATCGATCCACGTTCCACTACAAATCCCGCCGCACCGATCAGGCGGCTGTCGAAAGACGGATCAAGGACATTTGTGAAACGCGCGTGTGCTAGGGGTATCGCCGGGTGCACGTGCTGTTGCGACGCGAAGGTTGGGAGATCAACATGAAGAAAACACGTAGGATTTACAATGAGTTGTGCTTACAATTGCGGAACAAGCACCCAAAACGCCGCGTGAAAGCTAAGCTGAGGGCGGGCTGCCAGGAAGCTGTTGGACCAAACGATGTCTGGGCGATGGATTTTGTGCATGATCGGCTGGCAACAGGTAAGAAACTGCGCATCCTGACGATTGTGGACACCCATTCCCGCTATTGCCCCGCGACCGATCCAAGGTTCTCATATCGGGGCGAAGATGTGGTCCAGACATTGGAAAGCATCTGTGGTCAAACGGGTTATACCAAGACGATAAGAGTCTATAACGGCAGCGAATTTATCTCCCGCGATATGGACCTTTGGGCTTACGCGAATGACGTAACACTGGACTTCTCGCGACCCGGAAAACCGACTGACAATGGCTTCACAGAAGCATTCAACAGCAAGTTCCGATCAGAATGCCTGAACACGCGTCGCCATTGTTGCTCGAACCAATGGCGCAACGATGCCAACTTCATGACGCTTGCAGATGCCCGCAAAAGTTGGAGGATTGGCGTAGAGACTACAACGAGGTCAGACCTCATAGCGCGATCGGATATAACGTGCCGATCGACATACATAATTCCGGTGGCGCAACCAGCCCGTCATCGTGATCAGAGCCGGAAAAGTCCAGCAATGGGCAGTCCAAGGTTGGGTAGCAGTGCAATAACCCCAAGGACTCCGCGCAAGCTGGAGGGAAATTGGGGCGCAGGTCATGACCAGTACGCTGTCTGACGTCAGCGCCTATGGGTCCAAATAGTGTTATTTGATAAGAGAGTGTTTCTGGCTCACCGTAACCACTGAGGAGTCGGATTTCACCATAGACCCCATTGGGCCGTGAGCGGGCATATTGTCACCGTCCGGTCACCAGCACAAAATTCGACCAGCCTCCACGAAATTTCACCAGAATCGAGCTTTCGATATTCTGAAGGACGTAAGTATTAACCCTTCCTTTCCTTGAATTCCCTTCATTTAGCTTCACTCTCCTTCAACTACCTTACAAGTGGATTTCGCCCATGGCATGCAAGAGGTCAGGGGTTCGACTCCCCTTGGCTCCACCATTCCCCTGAACGATTTTCGGTATATATTTGAACGGGTTACGCGGTAGCGGATTACCTATCGGGGCCGTTGTCACCGTTGTGCAAGCAGTCTCGGGTCACCGTGTTGTCACCGCAAATGGGTGACGGCTATTGCATTGAGCCGCGAAAATTGCCCATTCACGCTTCCTTCAGATACCAAGAAAAGGCCGCGCAAGGTTGTCGATGTTGCTGCGCAAATTGGGACAGTTGATGAAAATACCACGTATTCAACGGATGATCACCCTGCCCAACAGCACGCAGATTTCGCGCGACCTCAATTTCAAGATGGCATGTGTCAAAAGGCAACCCTGCTATAGAGGTAATATGAAATCGCAAACAGAAGAACTATTCCGATCCAGCTTCCAACGAAAAAACTCAAAAGGGCCACGATTTTCCCGTAACGTGCAGAACCGGCAATAATCCCTTTTGTCCCCGCGCCGGAACTTCCTGAAAGGCGAGATCCGACCATGGTTTTCCCAGATCCGGCGTGTCGAATAATGTAAATTTTTAGTAGTTTGAGTAACAGACCGATGGCGCCGAACAAGGCCGGGAGAAGATACCAATATTCTGACAACCACCTCATTCCATGATCCTTGTTCAGCCGAAATTCTTTGACCGTCGTAATATAAAATTGGGCATCAGCTTTTCTGCCGCGTCCTTTGATGTTCGGGCTTCTTGTTCATCTTCGCTCCTTAAAGGCTACGATGAACCCCTCTGGTGTTCAAATCCTCAAATCTGTCCCACAGGTGCTGACGTCAGACAAACATACATAACATGCATCCTGGAGGCTTTTGAGGGGCTGGCAAAGCCATCCGGCTTGGAGATTGCTACACTTCCGCGCGCACCAGAAGTGTCCTTCAGACATGTTAACCCTGTAACAGGTGCAACCTGCACAAGCAGCGCGCGCTGTGCGCTCGGTATCGGTCATCGGTCATTCCCCGGGGGCCGCTTAAACAGATCAACTTAAACAGGGTTCAAAGTTGGTGGTAATGTTTTCAAACCAAGAACGCCGCGCGCGGTGCCGGGCGCTGGGGATTCTGGTTAGCTGTGCCAAATTGGCATTGCCGCTATGCCAATTTACCGTGTTGTAAGCACTGGTTCAGCATCGTAATTGTGCAGTGCAGCAAAGAAATGCCGCATCGCAACAAATGAGGCAGTAGCATGGCGACAACACAAACATACAGGGGGCTGGAGGCAGTTCTGCACACTGGCCGCGCATATTTTCACAAGAAACGTGATCAACTGACTGGCGCAATTGCCAGGCGCAAAACCTTCCTCGCGGTACAACACGAACTTTCGTCGCTCACGAACCGCGACCTCAAGGATCTGGGGTTCCGGCGTAGCGATATCAAATCAATCGCAATGGAGGCGGCAAATGGCAGCTAAAACAACAATGGCAGATGCCACAAACCGTAATCCAGTGCCAGCTTTGGCGCTGATCGCCAGCAAGGCATATGGCTTTCTGACCACACTCGGGCGCATTGGCGTCAAAGTTGGCCGCGCGGCGCATAATTTCTTGTACACCGCGCAGGTCGCCCGAATGATTTCAACACTTTCGCGACTAAGCGACAACCAGCTTGCGCAGATCGGGATCTCGCGGTCAGACATCCCAAAATATGCCGAAACGCTGATGGCGACTGACCAGAAAGCCAGCGATTCGGCCAAAGACTGAAACGAACGTGCTGGTTCTGGCTCCTCCCAGGGAACCCAGCGCAAGCGGTGGCGGCAACTCGGCAGGGAGCGCCAACGCGTCCGGCCAGTATCTTCAGCTCCTCCTGAGGATGCTGGCCAATACCAAAACTATGGGGCCAGAATGCTTAGGAGGAACATCGCGTGCTGATGCGATTCACGTCGCCTTGTATGCTCCATTGTCGCGCTTCAATTCACCAAATTCTCAAATAGACGGGCGACAGCTTCCGCACCCGGGTCAACATGGCCCTGAAGCTGCTCGGCGTTGATGTAGGATGCGCGGCCCGCATTTGCGCGTGTTAATGTGGCCGTATGATTGGCGCCTTGGCGTGCGGCCCTTGCCGCATCTGGCAAGCCAGTCTCAAGCGCCGTCAACGCGGGTAGCAAAGCATCAATCATCGTGCGGTCACCGGGTTTGGCCCCGCCGATTTCCTGCATCCGGTCGAGCCCGGCCATAAGTGCTTGGCGCATTGGCATCCCTGACGAGGCGGCATCGCCTGCCGCGGCAAAGAAAATGGCAAGCAGAACGCCGGAAGACCCCCCCATTGTCTGGCTAAGTTCCTGCCCGATGGCGCGGTAAAGCTGCGTGTGATCGGCCAGCGGAAGCGAGTCCATCACGGCCAGAAGCGCGCGCGATGCGCCTGCCAAAGTCGACCCTGTGTCACCGTCACCGGATTTTGCGTCAAGCGCATTCAGGTCGGCTTCGGCGGCGATCATGATGTTACAACAGGTGGTCAGAAACGCCTTGGTGGCGGAATGCGCCGAGGGTAGGGCTTTGATGGGGGACAAGCCATCTGGCAGGGGCAGGATTGTTTGCGCGGTCAGCTTCACACATCCCGGCCATGCGGCAATGCCACACGGCGCGCTGAGCAGGGCCACCTGTTCGGAATCCGCCTCAAGCACCGAAACCGAGAATCCGTGCATCGCCAGCGATGTCATCATTGCCGCGGGCCCGACCATAAGGTCCAGCTGCCGGCCAATGCGCGATTTTAGCAATTCGGAAGCCAGCACCGCCATTTCCAGTATCGAAACACCGCCGAGATTATTGAGCAGCGCCACAAAGTGACCTTCGCCCATGGCAGGGGCAAGTTTGTCGGCCACAGCCTCAATCGCTTGTTTTGCACCGCTATACGGCACTTGCTCGACACCCGCTTCGCCATGAATGCCAAGGCCAAGTTCGGCCATACCCGCCGGAATACGTTGCTCTTTTGGCGATCCGGGCACGGTGCAGGTGTCAAGTGACATGCCAATGCTGTGGCTTGCCTCGATCACGCGTTCGGCCATTTTTGTCACATCTTCCAATGCGGCACCCTGTTCTGCAAGCGCGCCTGCGATCTTGTGCACAAACAGTGTGCCCGCAACGCCGCGCGATTGCGGCAAATTCGGCAGCGCGATATCGTCATCGACAACGACCATACTCACCTTTCGCCCGAAGGCCCGCGCGCGCTCCGCAGCAAGGCCAAAGTTCAGCCTGTCGCCGGTGTAGTTCTTGACGATCAGCAAGCAGCCTGCAGGGCCAGTAACGGCAAGTATGGCGGCCAAAACAGCGTCAACCGACGGCGATGCAAAAATATCGCCACATACCGCGGCGGTGAGCATACCCGCGCCAACGAATCCTGCATGGGCAGGCTCATGGCCGGACCCGCCACCACTGACCAAAGCTACCTTGGATTTATCCCAATCTGCGCGCACGACAACCCGAATATGCGGATAGCCATCCAACCGGGCCAGCGCGCCACCCGAAGCGGCGATCACGCCATCAATGGCGTCGGTCACCATATCGTCTTTGCTGTTCATGAAATGGTTCATTGGATTCTCCTCACGCAATACGGGCGCCGGTGGCGTCAAAATAGTATGGGTTCTGAGGCTGGATCTTGACCACATCACCATGAGTAAGCGCGGTATGCGCATCGGTTACGGTGATCAGGTCATGGGATTTGAACTTCAGATGGAGCTGCGTCTGGTCGCCCAAATGCTCTACCCGTTCTACAAAGCTCTCTTCGCCTTCACCCTGCATAATCTGCTCTGGCCGCAGCCCGATGGTTGCAGCACCCTCTGGCGCGCCGCCAAAAACATCGGCGGGCACAAGATTTATGCGCGGCTGGCCGAGGCGGCTGGCCACATAAATGCTGACCGGATTTTCGTAGATTTCACGGGGCGTGCCGAATTGCACCAACCTGCCCTTGTCAAGCACGCCAACATGTGTGGCCATTGTCATCGCCTCGACCTGGTCATGCGTGACATAGAGTATTGTTGCGCCGGAATTTGCCTGAATGCTTTTAAGCTCGATCCGCAAGTCGCTGCGCAATTTGGCATCGAGCGAGCTGAGCGGCTCGTCCATCAGGTAAACGGCGGGGTTGCGCACCAAAGCACGGCCAATCGAAACACGCTGCATTTCCCCACCAGAAAGCGCGGTCGCCTTGTTGTCGAGCTTGTGTGAGATCTGAAGAATTTCAGCCACCTCGCCAACCTTGCGGGCAATCTCGGCTTTTGGCGTGCGAAGGATTGGTGATTTCAGCGGAAACTCAAGGTTCTCGCGCACGGTCAAATGCGGATAGAGCGAGTATTGCTGGAAAACCATCGCAACATCGCGCTGTGCAGGCGTTAGACCGGCCATTGAACGACCACCGATTGAAATGCTGCCCTTGCTGGGCTTGTCGAGGCCCGAAACCATGCGCAATGTCGTGGTTTTTCCTGCCCCTGTTGGCCCTAAAAGCACCACAAAAGAACCGTCAGGCACTGTCATGCTGACATCGGCCAAGGCGGTATTGGTGCCAAAGGATTTTGAGACATTGTCCAGTATGACTTCAGCCATGATTCAGCACCTCGCGATTGGTTTCAGAAATCAGCGCAAGGTTGCTGGCATTGTCAAAAACGCTAAGCGTTCGGGCATCAAAATCAAGCCCTGTGCTTTCGCCAACCTGCACGGGCACATGCGAAGGAATGCGCGCCTTTACTTGGCCATGCGCGGTTTTCAGGGTCACGATTTGCGTCGTTCCCAGATACTCGCTGGCGATAATTTCACCACGATAGCTTGCTGCATCACTCAAATGCACATGTTCGGGGCGCACACCCAGAGTTAGAGCGCCGCTTGCGCCCGCCAACTGGCGCGGCACTGCAAAACGCGTCTCGCCCAGGCTGACATGCTCAGCGCCATTCCCGACCGTGCCGTTAAACTCCAGAAAATTCATGGAGGGCGAGCCGATGAACTGCGCCACAAACCTGGTGGCTGGCCAGTCGTATATGTCTTGTGGAACACCAAACTGTTCCACAACGCCGTGGTTCATGACGACAATCTTGTCGCCCATCTGCATTGCTTCCAACTGGTCGTGGGTCACGTAAACGGTGGTTGCACCCATCCTGTCATGCAATGCACGCAATTCTTCCGACATATGCTGGCGAAACTCTGCATCGAGCGCGCCAAGCGGTTCATCCATTAAAAATGCTTTCGGGTTGCGCACAATCGCACGGCCCAATGCAACGCGCTGCCGATCACCTCCCGACAGGCCTCCGACGGGCCGCTCAAGAATGTCGGTAATGCCAAGGATTTCAGCGACCTCGGCCACCTTTTTCCTGACCTGCGGCCTGGCCATACCCTGTGATAGCAGTGGATAGCTAATGTTTTTGCGCACATTCATGTGCGGATACAACGCAAACATTTGAAAGACGAAGGCGATGTCGCGCTGGCTGGCGGGCTTTTGGCCGACCTCTTCACCGTCAATGTAAATCTCGCCCGAGGTCGGCAGTTCCAGCCCCGCCATCATCCGCAAGGTTGTCGTTTTTCCACAACCGGACGGGCCAAGCAGCATGAAAAACTCGCCATCTTCAATTGTGAAAGTCGAAGACTTCACCGCATTGAAGGTTCCGAAGTCTTTGCGCACGTTTTCAATTCGTATCTGTGCCATGAGCTATTCCGGAAAATGGCTGACGATGATGAACATCACCGTGCCAACCAATGTGACAATGAAAGAATAGGTGAACAACCACAGGAAGAAGGGCTGCATCAGCATCACCACGCCAACCGCGATAAGGATCGAGGCGAGCATTTCCCAGGGGCCACGGCGAAACCGCAGAAACTTGGCTATCATCTCGGTCATTTGCGCACCGCCCCGAATGTAATGCCGCGCAGCAAGTGTTTGCGCAGCAAGATGGTGAAAATCATGACCGGCACAAGAAAGATAGTTGCACCCGCCGCTACCGCTGGCCAGTCTTTGCCCGAGGTGCCGATGATTGTGGGAATAAACGGCGGCGCGGTTTGCGCGTTGCCCGAGGTGAGCAGCACCGCAAAGGCATACTCGTTCCACGCAAATATCAGGGCGAAAATGGCCGTGGAGGCGATACCTGTTGCCGCCTGTGGCAGCACAACCTTGTAAAAAGCCTGAAACCGGGTGTAGCCGTCAATCAGCGCCGCTTCTTCATATTCGATGGGTATTTCATCAATAAACCCTTTGAGCAGCCAAACCGATAGCGACAGGTTCACCGCGGTATACAGCAATATCATGCCAAGATGCGTGTCATTCAGCCCAAGGTTCCGGAACATCAGGAAAATGGGGATGGCCACGGCGATGGGAGGCATCATGCGCGTTGAAAGGATGAAGAACATCAGGTCATCCTTCAATGGCACGCGGAAGCGGCTGAACGCATAGGCCGCCGCTGTGCCAAGAAGCATACACAGCGCGGTTGAACCAAACCCGATGATGACCGAGTTGAGGAACCGTTCGCCGTAGCGCGACGGGCCGGTGATGACCGTGCCGCGTGCGCGGGCGATCTCGTCATACCATGTTTCGGGCGGCCCGGCTTCTTCCAACATCCCTTCGGTGGCGCGGGTGCGGTCGGTGAAAAGGTTTACATAACCTTCAAGCGTTGGTTCAAACACGACAACCGGCGGATAGGCGATGGAGTCGGTTGGCGATTTGAAGCCGGTGGCAATGATCCAAAGCAGCGGGATCAGTGTGATGACCGCATAGCTGACAACAAGGAGTCCCGCGCCCCATTTTGTGCGCTTTGACGGGTCTGTGACTGAAAAGCTCATCTTTCCTTAACCTTGTTTAGGGCCTTCACGTAGATCGAGGCCAAGCCGAAGACGGTGACGAACAAGATAACGGCATAGGCCGAGGAATATCCCGTTCGCCATCTTTCAAAGGCTTCACGTTTGAGGTCGATTGATGTGAGTGTGGTGGTATTGCCCGGCCCGCCGCCCGTTAGTTGGACAACCAGATCGAACATTTTAAGGTTTTCAATCCCGCGAAACAGCACGGCAAGCATCAGGAAGGGCAGCGCCATAGGGATGGTTATGGTCCAGAACTGTCGCCATTTGCTGGCACGGTCACATTCCGCCGCCTCATAAATACTGTCGGGGATAGAGCGCAGCCCAGCCAGACAGATCAGCATCACAAAGGGTGTCCACATCCATGTGTCAACGATCACAATAGCCCAAGGTGCAAGATTCACATCGCCAATCATCGAAAAACTGGCCGGGTCGGCACCTGTTAGAAATGCGATGACATAGTTGAAAAGCCCGATCTGTGGCTGATACAGAAATGTCCAGAAATTACCGACAACGGCAGGGGAAAGCATCATCGGGAATACGATGATTGTGGTCCATAGGTCATTGCCGCGAAATTTTTTATTGATCAGATACGCCAGCGTGAAGCCAATCAGAACCTGCAACGCAATCGTCCAGATCAGGAAATGCGCGGTGGCCTGCATGGTGGCCCAAATGTCCGGGTCGGTCAGGATGCGTGCGTAATTCTCAAGGCCAACAAATTCGACATCATTGTTTGGCCTGTTCACGCGAAAATTCGTAAAACTCAACCGGATGGTCCAGATCAGGGGGAAGATGTTCACTGCCAGCAGCAAAAACACGGTCGGTGCCACAAATATCCAGGCGATCGTGCGGTCAGAAAAGCCGCGGATGCGACGTGCTGCACCGGCTGGTGTGATCTGCGCTACCTTGTCGGCCACTCTATTGCTCATGTCATCATTCCTTCGCAGCAGAGGCTGTGTGCCACCCGCTTTGAACCATAGCTAAATTGGGTCAAGATGTCCTCCAGTCGATATAGGAGACTAACGACTGGAGGAGAGAGGCCGGTGCCTTGCAAAAGCACTGCACCCGGCAATGAAAGGCCTAGATTTTGCCTTCATCCTCGAAAATTTCGGTCCAGTCGCTGACAAGACCGTCAAGTGCTTCTTGTGCCGAGCCTTCGCCCGCGACCACGTAGTTGTGGATGCGGTCCTGCATGGTCAGCAGAAGATCTGCATAGGCGGGCTCTGCCCAGAAGTCTTTCACGATCGCCATCGAGTCGAGGAAGGTTTGTGCATAGGGCTGGCTTGTTGCAAAGTCGGGGTCTTCAACAACAGCGCGCAATGCTGAATATCCGCCAAGTTCCCACCAACGCGCCTGAACTTCGGGCTGCGCGAACCATGCAATATATTCCAGGGCAGCATCTTGCTTGGTGGAATACGAGACGACCGAAATGCCTTGGCCGCCCAATTGCGCAAACTGCCCAGCGGGGCCTGCCGGATTGGGGAAGTAGCCAGACGCGCCGTTGCCAACGTTTTCATCGGCTTCAACGCCGGGCCAGATAAAGGCAAAGTTCATCTGCATCGCAACCTGGCCGGAACGATAGGCATCAATATTTTCGCCCATATACCAGTTTGACGAACCCGGAGGTGTGCCGATCTCATACAGATTTCGGTAGAATTCCAAGCCAGCGACTGCGCCTTCGGAGTTAACGAAACCTTCCAGATCATAGGGTTGATCAGGGTTTTCATACAGGAACCCATAGTTATAGAGCGCGTTTGTGACGCCCATCGTAATGCCTTCGGACCCACGCTCGGTGTAAATTGCAGCACCGTAAACTGTTGTGCCGTCAATATCGCGGCCTTGGAAAAAGGCGGCGATGTCGCGCAGCTCTTCCAGCGTTGCTGGCACGCCGAGTTCGCGGCCGTAGGTTTCCATGA
This genomic window contains:
- a CDS encoding DUF1127 domain-containing protein, which translates into the protein MATTQTYRGLEAVLHTGRAYFHKKRDQLTGAIARRKTFLAVQHELSSLTNRDLKDLGFRRSDIKSIAMEAANGS
- a CDS encoding DUF1127 domain-containing protein, with translation MALIASKAYGFLTTLGRIGVKVGRAAHNFLYTAQVARMISTLSRLSDNQLAQIGISRSDIPKYAETLMATDQKASDSAKD
- a CDS encoding dihydroxyacetone kinase subunit DhaK, encoding MNHFMNSKDDMVTDAIDGVIAASGGALARLDGYPHIRVVVRADWDKSKVALVSGGGSGHEPAHAGFVGAGMLTAAVCGDIFASPSVDAVLAAILAVTGPAGCLLIVKNYTGDRLNFGLAAERARAFGRKVSMVVVDDDIALPNLPQSRGVAGTLFVHKIAGALAEQGAALEDVTKMAERVIEASHSIGMSLDTCTVPGSPKEQRIPAGMAELGLGIHGEAGVEQVPYSGAKQAIEAVADKLAPAMGEGHFVALLNNLGGVSILEMAVLASELLKSRIGRQLDLMVGPAAMMTSLAMHGFSVSVLEADSEQVALLSAPCGIAAWPGCVKLTAQTILPLPDGLSPIKALPSAHSATKAFLTTCCNIMIAAEADLNALDAKSGDGDTGSTLAGASRALLAVMDSLPLADHTQLYRAIGQELSQTMGGSSGVLLAIFFAAAGDAASSGMPMRQALMAGLDRMQEIGGAKPGDRTMIDALLPALTALETGLPDAARAARQGANHTATLTRANAGRASYINAEQLQGHVDPGAEAVARLFENLVN
- a CDS encoding ABC transporter ATP-binding protein; amino-acid sequence: MAEVILDNVSKSFGTNTALADVSMTVPDGSFVVLLGPTGAGKTTTLRMVSGLDKPSKGSISIGGRSMAGLTPAQRDVAMVFQQYSLYPHLTVRENLEFPLKSPILRTPKAEIARKVGEVAEILQISHKLDNKATALSGGEMQRVSIGRALVRNPAVYLMDEPLSSLDAKLRSDLRIELKSIQANSGATILYVTHDQVEAMTMATHVGVLDKGRLVQFGTPREIYENPVSIYVASRLGQPRINLVPADVFGGAPEGAATIGLRPEQIMQGEGEESFVERVEHLGDQTQLHLKFKSHDLITVTDAHTALTHGDVVKIQPQNPYYFDATGARIA
- a CDS encoding ABC transporter ATP-binding protein — encoded protein: MAQIRIENVRKDFGTFNAVKSSTFTIEDGEFFMLLGPSGCGKTTTLRMMAGLELPTSGEIYIDGEEVGQKPASQRDIAFVFQMFALYPHMNVRKNISYPLLSQGMARPQVRKKVAEVAEILGITDILERPVGGLSGGDRQRVALGRAIVRNPKAFLMDEPLGALDAEFRQHMSEELRALHDRMGATTVYVTHDQLEAMQMGDKIVVMNHGVVEQFGVPQDIYDWPATRFVAQFIGSPSMNFLEFNGTVGNGAEHVSLGETRFAVPRQLAGASGALTLGVRPEHVHLSDAASYRGEIIASEYLGTTQIVTLKTAHGQVKARIPSHVPVQVGESTGLDFDARTLSVFDNASNLALISETNREVLNHG
- a CDS encoding carbohydrate ABC transporter permease; translation: MSFSVTDPSKRTKWGAGLLVVSYAVITLIPLLWIIATGFKSPTDSIAYPPVVVFEPTLEGYVNLFTDRTRATEGMLEEAGPPETWYDEIARARGTVITGPSRYGERFLNSVIIGFGSTALCMLLGTAAAYAFSRFRVPLKDDLMFFILSTRMMPPIAVAIPIFLMFRNLGLNDTHLGMILLYTAVNLSLSVWLLKGFIDEIPIEYEEAALIDGYTRFQAFYKVVLPQAATGIASTAIFALIFAWNEYAFAVLLTSGNAQTAPPFIPTIIGTSGKDWPAVAAGATIFLVPVMIFTILLRKHLLRGITFGAVRK
- a CDS encoding carbohydrate ABC transporter permease; this encodes MSNRVADKVAQITPAGAARRIRGFSDRTIAWIFVAPTVFLLLAVNIFPLIWTIRLSFTNFRVNRPNNDVEFVGLENYARILTDPDIWATMQATAHFLIWTIALQVLIGFTLAYLINKKFRGNDLWTTIIVFPMMLSPAVVGNFWTFLYQPQIGLFNYVIAFLTGADPASFSMIGDVNLAPWAIVIVDTWMWTPFVMLICLAGLRSIPDSIYEAAECDRASKWRQFWTITIPMALPFLMLAVLFRGIENLKMFDLVVQLTGGGPGNTTTLTSIDLKREAFERWRTGYSSAYAVILFVTVFGLASIYVKALNKVKER
- a CDS encoding ABC transporter substrate-binding protein, which encodes MNSKLLATTAASAFFAVGISSVAVSQTQATELTLCWAAWDPANALIELSRDFEESTGYTMKFEFVPWPNFADRMLNELNSGGQLCDLMIGDSQWIGGGAENGHYVKLNDFFDANGIKMDDFIPATVTGYAEWPKGTPNYYALPAFGDVVGWTYRRDWFERPELQAEFMETYGRELGVPATLEELRDIAAFFQGRDIDGTTVYGAAIYTERGSEGITMGVTNALYNYGFLYENPDQPYDLEGFVNSEGAVAGLEFYRNLYEIGTPPGSSNWYMGENIDAYRSGQVAMQMNFAFIWPGVEADENVGNGASGYFPNPAGPAGQFAQLGGQGISVVSYSTKQDAALEYIAWFAQPEVQARWWELGGYSALRAVVEDPDFATSQPYAQTFLDSMAIVKDFWAEPAYADLLLTMQDRIHNYVVAGEGSAQEALDGLVSDWTEIFEDEGKI